One genomic region from Flagellimonas oceani encodes:
- a CDS encoding helix-turn-helix transcriptional regulator has product MTSYTEKYRGIHPGRVLEREFKKRSLKQRPFALSIDEHPQTLNAITKGRRGLNTALALKIEEKLGLEEGSLVLLQAFYDIKKEKEGQRSRTPNFKILRKSLFWDTDIESIDWDGQYKAVIRRVLERGNVEEREEISRFYGDGKVTLIAKSINKIATSL; this is encoded by the coding sequence ATGACTTCTTATACAGAAAAATATAGGGGGATACACCCTGGTAGGGTCCTTGAAAGGGAATTTAAAAAGCGCTCGCTCAAACAGCGTCCTTTTGCCCTGTCCATAGATGAACACCCCCAGACCCTGAACGCCATTACCAAGGGAAGACGAGGCCTTAATACTGCTCTTGCCCTTAAAATAGAGGAGAAATTAGGGTTGGAGGAGGGGAGCCTTGTTCTTTTACAGGCTTTTTATGATATCAAAAAAGAGAAAGAAGGACAAAGGTCAAGAACACCAAATTTTAAGATTTTACGAAAATCCCTTTTCTGGGATACCGATATCGAAAGTATTGATTGGGACGGGCAATACAAGGCCGTTATCCGTCGTGTCCTTGAGCGGGGCAATGTGGAAGAGCGGGAAGAGATTTCCCGTTTCTATGGAGACGGAAAAGTTACTTTGATCGCCAAATCCATAAATAAAATAGCAACTTCACTTTAA
- a CDS encoding WG repeat-containing protein, translating into MKYFIKTIMLLSLSIFHGYGQEMFTTKLVTELNTQEKCLYENFVKIIKANIVFPEKTKFFHKVRFSYVGQKVMIRSHAHGKSKLNGDYYSDVILDYGIDIELSNAPFSCEEKTWKVAKTYFGGNMTRTVDSNFILENETDFEEVNYVLEEYAAVKENGLWGLVDKNGKYIVAPKYEYMKRHYLGVMVKEDGMFFFLNGIGGKITYSNKYAKISNSMEIGRDTFDIVAMRDGNYGLLNYKQEEITPFIYTRIYSIGKGIVIGDKKGKVTLLDGKSGYEASKMYDKIENRSLSSSILVTTNEGLLGLIAKSGEEIQSPKYRTIRTDVSDDYCVLESTGLSSIFIYETGRKSQVKNSYDEISYLNGVLSKVTKDGLVGAINKKGKLIIPYYYDALSTDLQKKGEPIYAFKNDKKIVLDNNGKCVGNCP; encoded by the coding sequence ATGAAGTATTTTATTAAGACCATTATGTTATTGTCATTATCAATATTCCATGGATATGGCCAAGAGATGTTTACAACTAAATTAGTTACAGAATTAAATACTCAGGAAAAATGTCTCTACGAGAATTTTGTCAAGATTATTAAAGCAAACATTGTATTTCCAGAAAAAACTAAATTTTTTCATAAAGTACGTTTCAGTTATGTAGGTCAAAAGGTGATGATAAGATCACATGCTCACGGTAAATCTAAATTAAACGGTGACTATTATTCAGATGTCATTTTGGATTATGGGATTGATATTGAACTTTCAAATGCCCCATTCAGTTGTGAGGAGAAAACATGGAAAGTTGCAAAGACCTATTTTGGTGGAAATATGACCCGTACTGTTGATTCAAATTTTATATTAGAAAACGAAACTGATTTTGAAGAAGTAAACTATGTATTGGAGGAATATGCCGCAGTAAAAGAAAATGGTCTCTGGGGGTTGGTCGATAAAAATGGAAAGTATATTGTTGCGCCGAAATATGAGTACATGAAACGTCATTATCTCGGTGTAATGGTAAAGGAAGATGGGATGTTCTTTTTCTTAAACGGAATTGGTGGAAAGATTACTTATTCAAACAAGTATGCTAAAATATCCAACTCTATGGAGATAGGCAGGGACACATTTGACATCGTTGCAATGAGAGATGGTAATTACGGGTTGCTCAACTATAAACAGGAAGAAATAACCCCATTTATCTATACTAGAATTTATTCTATTGGAAAAGGAATTGTTATAGGGGACAAGAAGGGAAAGGTTACTTTGTTGGATGGGAAGAGTGGCTATGAAGCTTCTAAAATGTATGACAAAATAGAGAATAGATCGTTGTCGTCTTCAATTTTAGTAACAACAAACGAGGGACTTTTAGGATTGATTGCCAAAAGTGGTGAAGAGATTCAATCTCCAAAATATCGAACTATTCGAACCGATGTAAGCGATGATTATTGTGTCTTAGAGTCAACAGGATTAAGTTCAATCTTTATATATGAAACTGGCAGAAAGTCACAGGTCAAAAACAGTTATGATGAAATATCATATTTAAACGGGGTTCTCAGTAAGGTAACAAAAGATGGTTTGGTTGGGGCCATAAATAAAAAGGGAAAATTGATTATTCCGTACTATTATGATGCACTTTCAACTGATCTCCAAAAGAAAGGAGAACCTATTTACGCTTTTAAAAATGATAAGAAGATTGTCTTGGACAATAATGGTAAGTGTGTGGGTAACTGTCCCTAA
- a CDS encoding nucleotidyl transferase AbiEii/AbiGii toxin family protein, which produces MLHYNTVSDLLKESLVKLMGTKEFEGFRLVGGTSLSLHLGHRESVDIDLFSDKPYGSIDFKAIDKYLDGQFPYVGDIRDLFPGMGKSYLIGNDKDNAVKLDVFHTDDFITPEIIEDGIRLASVEEIIAMKLDVVQREGRKKDFWDLHELLNDYGIGEMLQLHKQRYPYGHDRALIIHNFTNFERANDDFDPVCLCGKYWEFIKEDIKEAVEAFGSGNS; this is translated from the coding sequence GTGCTACATTACAATACGGTAAGCGATTTGCTAAAAGAGAGCCTTGTCAAACTGATGGGCACCAAGGAATTTGAAGGCTTTAGGTTGGTTGGGGGAACCTCCCTGAGCCTGCATTTAGGGCATCGCGAATCGGTGGATATAGACCTTTTTAGTGACAAGCCCTACGGTTCCATTGATTTTAAGGCCATAGATAAGTATCTGGACGGGCAATTCCCTTACGTGGGCGATATTCGGGATTTGTTCCCTGGGATGGGAAAATCCTATCTAATTGGTAACGACAAGGACAATGCCGTAAAGCTGGATGTGTTCCACACGGATGATTTTATAACTCCTGAAATAATCGAGGATGGAATCCGTTTGGCCTCTGTTGAAGAAATCATTGCCATGAAGTTGGATGTGGTACAGCGTGAGGGAAGGAAAAAGGATTTTTGGGACCTGCATGAACTGCTTAATGATTATGGGATAGGGGAGATGTTACAATTGCACAAACAGCGATACCCTTATGGCCATGACAGGGCATTGATTATACATAATTTCACCAATTTTGAAAGGGCAAACGATGACTTTGACCCTGTTTGCCTCTGTGGAAAATACTGGGAGTTTATAAAGGAGGATATCAAAGAGGCCGTTGAAGCATTTGGCAGTGGAAATTCCTGA
- a CDS encoding TraG family conjugative transposon ATPase encodes MNKINLRTYHPILDIQNHTVFASNGNVVLCYKAELPEIYSLSEVDFAELHGIWFQAFKSLPTGTVIHKQDVYQKLGYNAEQFPSKTFLGKATHDYFKGREHLNHQSYLFFVLPLDKTLKAAKYINPFRKTEKGLHRKLDVQVAGFITAVNDAVSFINNSRRVSLRPLKENEILEHAHAYFNGFNQGFDTDIQLDRKQIEIGDHFFDAIAVNNEGCFGGGVQSSKTNERFTSDDFTFHQGFIDGLGLDLDENHIVNQILYLDDKHKWRKLLDKKIEELSKSTNFGTQNKVVLKKIQHIVDRINEDDTSRIIRGHLNIIFWHSEVGQLKRIASRINAEFKELDIVPYYPRGEERKHYFLNSYPCHATNFSNEDLYVTDLKHALCLYINNSNYRSDTSGIIFNDRQYNIPVLKDVWDKQKKRIKARNFAIFAPTGEGKSFLANNILRQYFEMDVRLVIIDLGGSYAKFAKLYPDQHIILRYEQGKNLGINPFYISKEADLTPERLEDLAVFLLELLAESNVSKAREVAMKKVLLYYYENIRKGHSLASLYRFVDDNKDTLIRELRIKETHFGVYDFLHILSEYVEGGLYSFLFNVGEDQSYKIEDKRLIVFELDEVRDNKEILSVMLKLIKSAIQRTIWRNRSERGIILFDEFAKQLKFDNVLESVEFYYQAIRKQNGAIGIILQSINQLPQNSTSASILENTQVIYSLRSEKGYDELQRRLNLSSHDLDQLKSIRNNLTGERKYTEIFIKIGKESNIFRLEVPPEVYAAYLTDGHESDRIMRIYERTNDMERAIKEFLNTQKNQ; translated from the coding sequence ATGAATAAGATCAATCTTAGAACATATCATCCCATATTGGACATTCAGAACCATACGGTCTTTGCCAGCAACGGCAATGTGGTCTTATGCTACAAGGCGGAACTACCGGAAATCTATTCCCTTTCCGAAGTCGATTTCGCAGAGCTGCACGGAATCTGGTTTCAGGCTTTCAAGTCCCTTCCTACGGGTACTGTCATCCATAAACAGGATGTCTATCAAAAATTGGGATATAATGCCGAGCAGTTCCCTAGCAAAACCTTTTTGGGAAAGGCGACCCATGATTACTTTAAGGGACGGGAACATTTGAACCATCAGAGCTATCTCTTTTTTGTATTGCCTTTGGACAAAACGCTGAAGGCTGCTAAATATATCAACCCCTTTAGAAAGACCGAAAAAGGGCTACATCGCAAACTAGATGTTCAAGTGGCGGGGTTCATCACCGCGGTGAACGATGCCGTTTCCTTTATCAACAACAGTCGCAGGGTGTCCCTGAGACCATTAAAGGAGAATGAAATTCTGGAGCATGCCCATGCCTACTTTAACGGCTTTAACCAAGGTTTCGATACCGATATCCAATTGGACAGAAAACAAATCGAGATCGGTGACCATTTTTTCGATGCCATTGCGGTCAACAACGAGGGCTGTTTCGGTGGTGGGGTACAGAGCAGCAAGACCAATGAAAGGTTCACCTCTGACGATTTCACCTTTCACCAGGGCTTTATTGATGGATTGGGGCTCGATCTGGACGAGAACCATATCGTCAACCAAATCCTCTATCTGGACGACAAACATAAATGGCGAAAACTGTTGGACAAGAAAATAGAGGAGCTCAGTAAGAGTACCAATTTTGGCACCCAGAACAAAGTGGTGCTCAAAAAAATCCAGCATATCGTTGACCGTATCAACGAGGATGACACCTCACGCATAATCAGAGGTCATCTGAACATTATTTTTTGGCATTCGGAAGTCGGCCAATTAAAACGGATAGCCTCACGGATCAATGCGGAGTTCAAGGAACTGGACATCGTTCCCTATTATCCCAGGGGCGAGGAGCGCAAGCATTACTTTCTGAACTCTTATCCCTGTCACGCCACCAATTTTTCCAATGAGGACCTGTACGTGACCGATCTCAAGCATGCCCTTTGTCTCTATATCAACAACTCCAATTATAGGTCGGATACCTCCGGCATCATCTTTAATGACAGGCAGTACAACATCCCTGTGTTGAAGGATGTCTGGGACAAACAAAAAAAACGTATCAAGGCACGGAACTTTGCCATTTTTGCCCCCACGGGCGAGGGGAAATCATTTTTGGCCAATAATATCCTGCGCCAATACTTCGAGATGGATGTCCGGTTGGTCATCATCGACCTGGGTGGTTCCTATGCCAAGTTCGCCAAGCTGTATCCCGACCAACATATCATCCTTCGGTACGAACAGGGGAAGAACCTTGGCATCAATCCCTTTTACATCTCCAAAGAGGCCGACCTGACCCCGGAACGTTTGGAGGATTTGGCTGTTTTCCTTTTGGAACTCCTTGCAGAGAGCAATGTGTCCAAGGCCCGGGAAGTGGCCATGAAAAAGGTGCTGCTGTACTACTATGAAAATATACGCAAGGGACATTCCCTGGCCTCCCTCTATCGATTCGTGGATGACAACAAGGATACCCTTATCAGGGAACTGCGGATCAAGGAAACGCATTTTGGCGTCTACGACTTTTTGCACATCCTCTCGGAATATGTGGAGGGTGGACTCTACAGTTTCCTGTTCAACGTGGGCGAGGACCAGAGCTATAAGATCGAGGACAAACGGCTCATCGTGTTTGAACTGGACGAGGTAAGGGACAACAAGGAAATCCTTTCCGTGATGCTAAAGCTCATCAAATCGGCCATCCAACGTACCATCTGGAGGAACCGTTCGGAAAGGGGCATCATCCTCTTTGATGAGTTCGCCAAGCAATTGAAGTTCGATAATGTGCTGGAAAGTGTGGAGTTCTATTACCAGGCCATTAGAAAGCAGAACGGGGCCATTGGCATCATTTTGCAATCCATCAACCAATTACCCCAGAATTCCACCTCGGCCAGCATCCTTGAAAATACGCAGGTCATCTACAGTCTGCGGAGCGAAAAAGGCTATGACGAACTGCAAAGGCGGTTGAACTTGTCCAGCCATGACCTGGACCAGCTCAAATCCATCCGCAACAACCTGACAGGGGAACGCAAGTACACCGAGATCTTTATCAAGATCGGCAAAGAAAGCAACATCTTCCGTTTGGAAGTGCCCCCAGAGGTCTATGCTGCCTACCTCACCGACGGCCACGAATCCGACCGCATAATGCGGATTTATGAAAGGACGAATGATATGGAGCGGGCCATAAAGGAATTTTTAAACACCCAAAAAAATCAGTAA
- a CDS encoding site-specific integrase has product MQKNNRLTINFFTRKHKMQSENRIVYCRITIDGERTDFSINREIKSNLWDNSRKRGKGFSSYVISLNKYLDHIYTGLHEAHRLLMVEEKVITPLAIKARFFGEDDGGKTLKQLIAYHNGTMHTSLRPGTRKNYHITERCINLFLKEEYGVEDIKLKKLNYRFISDFEQYLRKYRPSTRTKCTNNGAMKHMERLKKMSRLAVRMEWVSKDPFENYKLHFVKAQREHLTKRELGLIEETSFTKQGVEKTKDVFLFSCYTGLSYIDVKALSPDNVIKGIDGNDWLFTTRTKTDERLKIPLLPQARDIIKKYEGSSERKINNILLPVFSNQKVNFYLKEISKACGIHKRVTFHTARHTFATTVTLSNGVPIETVSKLLGHTKLSTTQIYAKVLEHKIGEDMQNLIGQMELQNDKQTTGK; this is encoded by the coding sequence ATGCAGAAAAACAATCGTTTAACAATCAATTTCTTTACAAGAAAGCACAAGATGCAATCCGAGAACCGGATTGTCTATTGTAGGATTACCATCGACGGTGAGCGCACCGATTTTAGCATAAATCGGGAAATCAAATCTAATTTATGGGACAATAGCCGTAAAAGGGGCAAGGGATTTTCCAGTTATGTGATTTCCCTTAACAAGTACCTGGACCATATTTATACAGGCCTACATGAGGCCCATAGGCTATTGATGGTGGAAGAGAAGGTAATAACTCCATTAGCCATAAAAGCAAGGTTCTTTGGGGAAGATGATGGAGGCAAAACTTTGAAACAATTGATTGCCTACCACAATGGAACCATGCACACCTCATTGCGCCCCGGAACCAGAAAGAACTACCATATTACCGAACGGTGCATAAATCTCTTTTTAAAGGAGGAATATGGTGTGGAGGATATTAAGCTCAAAAAATTGAATTACCGTTTTATATCCGACTTTGAACAGTATCTAAGAAAGTACAGGCCATCGACAAGAACCAAGTGTACCAATAATGGGGCCATGAAGCACATGGAACGCCTAAAGAAAATGTCAAGGTTGGCGGTAAGAATGGAATGGGTATCAAAGGATCCCTTTGAGAACTATAAACTGCATTTTGTCAAAGCCCAAAGGGAGCATTTGACAAAAAGGGAACTTGGACTCATAGAAGAAACCAGTTTTACAAAACAAGGCGTTGAAAAGACAAAGGATGTATTCCTGTTCTCCTGCTATACAGGCCTATCCTATATAGATGTAAAAGCACTTAGTCCCGACAATGTTATCAAAGGAATAGACGGCAATGATTGGTTGTTTACCACAAGGACGAAGACCGATGAAAGACTCAAAATACCATTGCTACCTCAGGCAAGGGATATCATCAAGAAATATGAAGGATCTTCTGAAAGGAAAATCAACAATATCCTTTTACCTGTTTTCAGCAACCAGAAAGTGAATTTTTATTTGAAGGAGATCAGTAAAGCCTGTGGAATCCATAAAAGGGTCACATTCCATACGGCAAGGCACACTTTTGCAACAACGGTAACCCTATCTAATGGAGTCCCGATAGAAACAGTCTCCAAACTGCTCGGCCATACCAAACTGTCCACTACCCAGATTTATGCAAAGGTATTGGAACATAAAATAGGAGAGGATATGCAGAACCTTATCGGCCAAATGGAACTGCAAAATGATAAGCAAACAACCGGGAAGTAA
- the traM gene encoding conjugative transposon protein TraM has translation MKIEKNKIVFSAVLLCTLLFLIGYSVMVLGDDDVPAMDANQIPVPELEGGQKEYETKLEALDDIKKEREVTAPSIYPDHMVDEKGYFNPDYMEYEKQRIIDSIYQMGQLRYEDQRYQHIGNRAQRPEPSLEREKDTLNEIDKKDREVAAKELELEHQLFFASYPIKNATLESGNTDAFIYVRVDGTQTVRKDYRLKMRLTKDAIIYGKFYPRNTQLYGFVSFKPHRTMVEISNIGHIPVKLTAHDMQDGEEGIYIVNTFRSEVAHEVIGDMVGDVNVPGMPDISGITNTGAKGIKKIFQKNHRSVKVTILDNYRLILKLPKSTPAQVFGKPIDIEKVLKENL, from the coding sequence ATGAAAATAGAAAAGAACAAAATCGTATTCTCGGCCGTGCTGCTCTGCACCCTCCTTTTTCTGATAGGCTATTCGGTAATGGTACTAGGCGATGACGATGTGCCTGCAATGGACGCCAACCAGATTCCCGTACCGGAACTAGAGGGTGGTCAAAAGGAGTACGAGACCAAACTGGAGGCCCTGGACGATATCAAAAAGGAACGGGAGGTTACGGCCCCGTCGATTTATCCGGACCATATGGTGGACGAAAAAGGGTATTTCAATCCCGATTACATGGAATATGAAAAACAACGCATTATTGACAGCATCTACCAAATGGGCCAGTTACGGTATGAGGACCAGCGGTATCAGCATATCGGAAATAGAGCCCAAAGACCTGAACCCTCTCTAGAAAGGGAAAAGGACACCTTAAATGAAATCGATAAAAAGGATAGGGAGGTAGCGGCAAAGGAATTGGAATTGGAACACCAATTGTTCTTCGCTTCTTATCCCATTAAGAATGCAACCCTTGAATCTGGAAATACGGATGCATTTATTTACGTCCGGGTCGATGGTACCCAGACCGTGCGAAAAGATTACCGCTTAAAAATGCGGTTAACAAAGGATGCCATCATTTATGGAAAGTTCTATCCAAGAAATACCCAACTATACGGCTTTGTCAGTTTTAAGCCCCATAGGACCATGGTGGAGATTTCCAACATCGGACACATTCCCGTAAAACTCACGGCCCATGATATGCAGGATGGGGAAGAAGGCATCTATATCGTGAACACCTTTAGGTCGGAGGTCGCCCATGAGGTCATTGGGGATATGGTGGGGGATGTCAATGTTCCGGGCATGCCCGATATATCCGGTATTACCAATACTGGGGCCAAAGGCATCAAAAAGATTTTCCAAAAGAACCACCGAAGTGTCAAGGTCACCATATTGGACAATTACCGGCTCATATTAAAACTGCCAAAATCCACTCCAGCCCAAGTCTTTGGAAAACCAATTGACATCGAAAAAGTATTAAAAGAAAATCTATGA
- a CDS encoding conjugal transfer protein TraK yields MKTPFKNIYQVLKQNRFVVLSVVTGATLTSITAIVMMVKLYRQAVDSAFAISTEGQVIPLKLVSQRENLMVEAQAHLELFHTHFYHIDASNYERNLEKALWLGNSSVDALYRQKKADGVYNRLLQYSLVQRVLSIDTKIDIKKEPYAFETRTVFEINRGQVTDTYELVTTGKLVHVDRNFPHNTHGLLITDFFENTLRKMEPNEGP; encoded by the coding sequence ATGAAGACACCCTTTAAGAACATTTACCAGGTATTGAAACAGAACCGTTTTGTCGTACTGTCCGTGGTGACCGGGGCCACTTTGACGAGCATCACCGCCATAGTTATGATGGTAAAACTATACCGACAGGCGGTTGACTCTGCCTTTGCCATCAGTACCGAAGGCCAAGTGATTCCCTTGAAATTGGTATCGCAGCGCGAAAACCTTATGGTGGAGGCCCAGGCCCATCTGGAACTTTTCCATACCCATTTCTATCATATTGATGCTAGTAATTATGAACGAAACCTCGAAAAGGCCCTGTGGCTGGGCAACTCCTCAGTGGATGCCCTCTATCGGCAGAAAAAGGCCGATGGGGTTTACAATCGGTTGTTGCAATATTCCTTGGTGCAACGTGTATTGTCTATCGATACCAAGATTGATATAAAAAAAGAACCCTATGCGTTTGAGACCAGGACGGTCTTTGAGATCAATCGGGGGCAGGTGACCGATACCTATGAATTGGTGACCACGGGGAAACTGGTCCATGTAGACCGGAACTTTCCCCATAATACCCATGGGTTGTTGATAACGGATTTTTTTGAGAACACCTTACGAAAAATGGAACCAAATGAAGGCCCATAA
- a CDS encoding DUF4138 domain-containing protein: MRIFIITLAITFNSFALQAQQSIDTLYANDQKNVALFFPKPIRQGITGASHFVFTYNREKEQHFGLLQAKPGTESNLLVVTNDGKVYSYILKYARELPILNRFIWEHESIGNGVPNPDPTMEVPRIDTLGMQKKAYFKRASEYLLKSDYPPLATTIKKRMKLQLEKMAYDGNETYLVVKVRNASGINFDIDYCHIYVVNGNRTKKASHQRTGLRPLYVHDMPESIMDGLYKRFVFVMPKFVLGDREHLEIESRERNGSRVVVLSSDIQSNK; this comes from the coding sequence ATGCGAATCTTCATTATAACCCTTGCTATAACATTCAACTCCTTCGCCCTCCAGGCACAGCAATCCATTGACACCCTATATGCCAACGACCAAAAAAATGTGGCCCTGTTTTTTCCCAAACCTATTCGACAAGGAATCACTGGGGCATCCCATTTTGTATTTACTTATAACCGGGAAAAGGAACAGCACTTTGGGCTGTTACAGGCCAAGCCCGGAACGGAGAGTAATCTTCTGGTAGTTACTAATGACGGAAAGGTGTATTCCTATATCCTCAAATATGCCAGGGAACTGCCCATCTTGAACCGTTTCATATGGGAGCATGAAAGTATCGGAAATGGAGTGCCGAACCCGGACCCTACAATGGAAGTCCCAAGGATTGATACTCTTGGTATGCAAAAGAAGGCCTATTTTAAAAGGGCCAGTGAGTACTTATTGAAGTCCGATTACCCACCCTTGGCCACCACAATCAAAAAGAGGATGAAACTGCAATTGGAGAAAATGGCCTATGATGGCAACGAGACCTATTTGGTGGTCAAGGTAAGGAACGCTTCGGGCATCAATTTTGACATCGATTATTGCCATATCTATGTCGTAAACGGCAACAGGACCAAAAAGGCCTCCCATCAAAGGACTGGATTAAGACCTTTGTATGTCCATGATATGCCCGAGAGCATCATGGATGGGCTTTACAAGAGGTTCGTGTTCGTTATGCCCAAGTTTGTTCTGGGCGATAGGGAGCATCTTGAAATCGAGTCGAGGGAACGGAACGGGAGTAGGGTAGTAGTTCTGAGTTCAGATATCCAATCCAATAAATAA
- a CDS encoding ARPP-1 family domain-containing protein gives MEIPNETFVLDGITINDPHTVENLRLFILTGRENILGKPYKVLSEAMSQKQVDVKETGSVNQLTIDNNGDDHVFIHSGDILKGGKQDRTIAYDVIIPPRAQNIPLESFCVEQGRWEQRADEEVVAFSSNSKMLSSKDLKLAAKHDKNQGRVWSKVSEQKTHLNEKLSVKNGYAINVADEVSETSLQLALENEELSKAKEAYHDALKDLIDTPDALGYAYAINGEIHGVEIYNNTRLFKDLWDKILESVVVEAIGKEGEESSTPKTKKDVLDFMKAGKSNDKKTVKKLNRLTNFETLENKAGHLVFTTTDLEWKKWVHKSFMEVDTTTYDRKMGVDNMRFQNHE, from the coding sequence ATGGAAATTCCCAATGAAACTTTTGTTTTGGACGGAATTACCATCAACGATCCGCATACTGTTGAAAACCTGCGTTTGTTTATCCTAACGGGAAGGGAGAACATTTTAGGGAAACCATACAAGGTGCTGTCGGAAGCCATGTCCCAAAAGCAAGTTGACGTAAAAGAGACCGGGTCCGTCAATCAACTCACCATAGACAACAACGGTGATGATCATGTGTTCATACATTCCGGGGATATCTTAAAAGGGGGAAAACAGGACAGAACCATTGCGTACGATGTAATTATACCGCCAAGGGCCCAAAATATTCCTTTGGAAAGCTTTTGTGTGGAACAGGGCAGATGGGAACAACGGGCCGATGAAGAGGTGGTAGCCTTTAGTTCCAATTCAAAAATGCTGTCATCCAAAGACCTAAAGTTAGCGGCCAAACACGACAAAAACCAAGGTAGGGTATGGAGCAAGGTCTCCGAACAAAAGACCCATTTAAATGAAAAGCTTTCCGTTAAAAACGGATATGCCATAAACGTAGCCGATGAAGTCTCCGAGACCAGTTTGCAGTTGGCTTTGGAAAATGAAGAGTTGAGCAAGGCCAAGGAGGCCTATCACGATGCGTTAAAAGATTTGATCGACACCCCGGATGCCCTCGGCTATGCCTACGCCATCAATGGGGAAATACACGGCGTGGAAATCTACAATAACACCCGACTTTTTAAGGATTTATGGGACAAAATACTGGAGTCCGTTGTCGTGGAAGCTATTGGCAAAGAGGGGGAGGAAAGCAGTACACCAAAAACCAAAAAAGATGTTTTGGACTTTATGAAAGCAGGAAAGTCAAACGATAAAAAAACAGTCAAGAAACTTAATCGGCTTACCAATTTTGAGACTCTTGAAAATAAAGCTGGACATCTTGTTTTTACGACCACGGATTTGGAATGGAAAAAATGGGTTCACAAAAGTTTTATGGAAGTCGATACTACGACTTACGACCGTAAAATGGGGGTTGACAATATGCGATTTCAAAATCACGAATAG
- a CDS encoding conjugal transfer protein, whose protein sequence is MKTNIKKRIKRTTLGLALVFALSMPGRATAQGMPVYDNVNFISFIKSLLESGKQTSNLMKTVKFMKQQKENIDKVNNVIKQLKAVKELARNNQLLYETVQNDLREILNSPYIKPEEVTRISDSFNAIIENSTAGLEYIDQVLSNNNLKMTDGERAAILKSKELESREMVAEIEAKTRRYREIIAFRRMQDVINEREAKF, encoded by the coding sequence ATGAAAACGAACATCAAAAAGAGAATCAAGAGAACGACCCTAGGGCTTGCATTGGTCTTTGCCCTATCAATGCCCGGCCGTGCCACGGCCCAGGGGATGCCCGTGTACGACAACGTGAACTTTATCAGCTTTATCAAATCGCTGTTGGAATCCGGCAAGCAGACCTCCAACCTGATGAAGACCGTCAAATTTATGAAACAGCAAAAGGAGAACATCGATAAGGTGAACAATGTCATCAAACAGTTAAAAGCGGTAAAGGAACTGGCCAGGAACAACCAACTGCTCTACGAAACGGTACAGAACGATCTTCGGGAGATATTGAACTCTCCCTATATCAAGCCCGAAGAAGTGACCCGCATCTCCGATTCCTTCAATGCCATCATCGAGAACTCCACAGCAGGTCTGGAATATATCGACCAGGTCCTATCCAACAACAACCTAAAGATGACCGATGGGGAACGTGCCGCCATCCTGAAGAGCAAGGAACTGGAATCAAGGGAAATGGTGGCCGAGATCGAGGCCAAGACCCGAAGGTACCGGGAGATTATCGCTTTTAGAAGGATGCAGGATGTCATCAATGAACGGGAAGCAAAATTCTAA